A genomic window from Pecten maximus chromosome 6, xPecMax1.1, whole genome shotgun sequence includes:
- the LOC117329396 gene encoding uncharacterized protein LOC117329396 codes for MIRDGLHTGSTGSYQNASKLGMYYVNVNSTKYNNNNSDTLVPPTGDSSNTSAHVLFGSEEWYRQQQKQFYKSYDPSVGYNTAAVLGGMLVLLVVYVFYRTKVRKHLISLARYIKGQYKLKHQADYGAPESAEQMTYSFGNGPPASEGHDNNLDSDYAAQSEVKSKGSTIPVQFLSFDSGTLSEHANTIGACNREEILRRVRPTLSFDRQQSEDESKQPPVVVMDMEIATADWVQKQHQLQHQFLSPGGIILKVKSDTICPPNNDSYPSAQPVHPNVKCCSNRHCVNARRRQYSCGARSRYSLDLNKSMPFLEVSDATLRGMEPCLHGNRRKVQLKATKFPSVSSEPKTPLLIKCTKFSSLSSEPVRSLMSQPSLDSGPRTPVCRTPQPRTPIPYSPQPQQRQQTLVKQHTLTLPVQQHTLSVPLQKPSPPSPHLLRPPPLQQRPQQASSCHKLASSSQKHAPPQHITPIIKIQNYDKSQRRMNSVSRKESVDQDSVSSSSSEDPQIYRIPAEQWQSPKPPRRGILVRENAVTSLSACPVCDKLQSSRSPRKQVSLDTGFHQLRLPSPSPGSNSHTVQNMETPL; via the coding sequence ATGATAAGAGATGGCTTACATACTGGATCAACCGGAAGCTATCAAAATGCCTCTAAGTTGGGAATGTACTACGTGAATGTAAACTCAACgaaatacaacaacaacaacagcgaCACCTTAGTGCCCCCTACCGGAGATTCAAGTAACACCTCTGCGCATGTGCTTTTTGGTTCGGAAGAGTGGTATCGGCAACAGCAGAAACAGTTCTACAAGTCGTATGATCCGAGTGTCGGGTATAACACAGCGGCAGTCCTTGGTGGCATGTTGGTACTACTTGTAGTATATGTATTCTACCGGACAAAAGTTAGAAAACATCTTATAAGTCTAGCCAGGTATATCAAGGGACAATACAAACTAAAACACCAAGCCGACTACGGTGCTCCGGAATCTGCCGAACAAATGACATATTCGTTTGGAAACGGACCCCCAGCTTCGGAAGGACATGACAATAACCTTGACAGCGATTATGCCGCTCAAAGCGAAGTTAAGTCCAAAGGTTCGACCATTCCTGTTCAGTTTCTCAGTTTTGACAGTGGTACATTATCCGAGCATGCAAACACCATCGGCGCGTGCAATAGGGAGGAGATATTGAGAAGAGTTCGGCCTACTTTATCTTTTGACCGACAGCAATCTGAAGATGAATCGAAACAACCTCCTGTTGTTGTCATGGACATGGAAATAGCCACAGCGGACTGGGTACAAAAACAGCATCAGTTACAACACCAATTTCTTAGTCCGGGTGGAattattttgaaagtgaaatcgGACACAATCTGTCCTCCTAACAACGATAGTTACCCGTCCGCCCAACCCGTACACCCAAATGTCAAATGTTGTTCTAACCGCCACTGTGTAAACGCCAGGAGACGTCAGTACAGCTGTGGTGCGCGTTCACGTTATTCCTTGGATCTAAATAAAAGCATGCCATTTCTAGAAGTGAGTGATGCGACGTTGAGGGGGATGGAGCCATGTCTCCATGGCAACCGTAGAAAGGTACAGCTCAAAGCAACAAAATTTCCAAGTGTTTCATCGGAACCAAAAACGCCGTTATTGATTAAATGTACTAAATTTTCAAGTTTGTCATCCGAACCGGTGCGATCACTCATGTCACAACCCAGTCTAGATAGTGGGCCGCGAACGCCCGTATGTCGCACCCCTCAACCAAGGACACCCATACCGTACTCGCCCCAACCGCAGCAGCGACAGCAAACATTAGTAAAACAACATACATTGACACTTCCGGTACAGCAGCACACGTTATCAGTACCATTACAAAAACCTAGCCCGCCGTCACCTCACCTTCTACGACCACCTCCTCTCCAACAGCGACCCCAACAGGCCTCGTCGTGCCATAAACTGGCGTCATCATCTCAAAAACATGCTCCTCCTCAACACATTACACCTATTATAAAGATTCAGAATTACGACAAATCACAACGAAGAATGAACTCTGTGTCGCGAAAAGAAAGTGTTGATCAGGACTCGGTAAGCAGTAGTTCATCAGAGGACCCCCAGATCTATCGTATACCGGCCGAACAATGGCAGTCCCCTAAACCTCCTCGCAGGGGCATACTCGTGCGCGAGAACGCCGTGACGAGTCTAAGTGCCTGTCCTGTATGTGATAAACTACAAAGTTCCCGGTCTCCTCGGAAACAAGTTAGTCTGGACACGGGTTTTCACCAACTCCGCCTCCCTTCCCCCTCACCAGGGTCCAACTCGCACACTGTCCAAAATATGGAGACCCCCTTATAA